The DNA window CCCCGCCCCGCGTCCGAAGCTCCCGCAGCGCGTTCTTTCGGCGGCTGTTCGAGAGCACGTCGTGAATGACGTTCTCCGGGAGCGAGTCGGATCGGATCTGGAGTGGAATGGAGAACACCTCGTCTGAGAACGTGAAGGACGGATGAGGGTATATGTATGCGCCCCGTACTTCCGTGTCACTTGTTAGCAATCGAAACCGGATCTCGGGGCGAAACCACGGTAGGCGATCCCACGAGATCCGGTAGGGAGTCACAGACGGGGCGGTAGGGGGCCACGTGCGGGGCGGTAGGCACCACCACGCGGACGGTATGGCCCGCCATCCGCCCCTTCCGGGCGTTCTTCGAAACCGTCCGAAACCGCCGAATTCGGTCGAACGAGCGGTTAGTTCGGTCGATGGCGCGGTTCGTCGCGCCGATGGCGGCGTTAGGATCCGACGTGTCGAGTCGTAACTATCCCCCCTGCCGCTAAGGGAGGGGTACTGGCCGAGACGCCAGGGATGATCAAATGGACGATAACAAAAACAACTTCGGACTCTCGCGGCGGCAGATGCTCGGCGGCCTCGGCATGATCGGCGTGGCCTCCGCGGGCGCGGGTCTCGGAACGACGGCATACTTCAGCGACGAGGAGGGCTTCACCGGCAACCAGCTCGAGGCCGGGACCCTCGATCTCTTGGTGGACTACGAGGCCTCCTACGACAGCGACGGCGCGGTCGAGAACATGGCCGACGTGGCGATGGGCACGCAGGACGGCGAGCCCGCGGGCATGTTCTATGATCTCGACGACGTGAAGCCGGGCGACTCCGGCCACGTGGAGTTCTGCTTCCGGATCGTGGACAACCCTTCCTACATGTGGGCGTGTGCCGACCTCTCGCAGACCGAGAACGGCATGAACGAACCCGAGATGATCGTCGACGACACGCCCGACCTGGGCGAGCTCGGCGACGCCATCGACGCACGGCTCGTCTACTGCGAGCGCGACGACGGCGAACTCATCGAGGGCGAAGAGATCGTCTCCGGCTCGCTGGTTGACGTCATCGCGGCCATCACCGGCGGCGTACCCCTCGACGGCGAGGGCATGCCCGGCATGGCGCCCGGCGACCAGGCGGAGTACGCCGACGTCGTCGAGCCCGAGGAGGGCGAGGCGTACATCACCGGCCCGTGCGTGTGCCTGTTCTGGAACGTGCCGATCGAGGTGGGCAACGAGATCCAGTCCGACACG is part of the Halorubrum aethiopicum genome and encodes:
- a CDS encoding choice-of-anchor W domain-containing protein, whose product is MDDNKNNFGLSRRQMLGGLGMIGVASAGAGLGTTAYFSDEEGFTGNQLEAGTLDLLVDYEASYDSDGAVENMADVAMGTQDGEPAGMFYDLDDVKPGDSGHVEFCFRIVDNPSYMWACADLSQTENGMNEPEMIVDDTPDLGELGDAIDARLVYCERDDGELIEGEEIVSGSLVDVIAAITGGVPLDGEGMPGMAPGDQAEYADVVEPEEGEAYITGPCVCLFWNVPIEVGNEIQSDTLTMDFEFHAIQSRHNDGMYNPCVPTVTTRTGEGFAKQQEFATQQETSFARGRYGDNNGTAGAWEVAVGPDVGSADTANYAWTPGNTVPFSYTYDGSGNASFTLNGATVSSAIPAPSGKLAITTKADEATVSVANLTLDLDGTTVALSGPDAVSATNDGSGREVTYLVFDTDAADVANAFTVSGDVTVDVQGDYSGSDEGVAFDVSVE